One Streptomyces hundungensis DNA segment encodes these proteins:
- a CDS encoding phosphotransferase enzyme family protein — protein sequence MDEARARELLAAAAGTDPGGLAGTEGAELLALGENAVFALPDASSGSGPGSGPGAAGGLVVKVGRDATHHPELLERAEREVAVAIWLAEAGVPAVRAAEPAPRLVEGHPVTVWHRLPPAERPATPVDLAELLLRVHALPTPSFALPRRELLGGVERWLRLAGEAIDPADAAYLRARRDGFAEAAAALVPRLPVGPVHGDALPRNVYIGPEGPVLVDLETFSADFREHDLVVMALSLDRYGLPVEQYDAFVTAYGWDVREWEGCAVLRGARETASCAWVAQHAPTNPKALDEFRRRVASLRDGDPEVRWHPF from the coding sequence ATGGACGAGGCACGGGCACGCGAACTGCTGGCCGCTGCGGCAGGGACCGACCCCGGCGGGCTCGCCGGGACCGAGGGCGCCGAGCTGCTGGCGCTCGGCGAGAACGCCGTCTTCGCCCTGCCCGATGCGAGCTCCGGCTCCGGTCCCGGCTCTGGTCCCGGCGCGGCGGGTGGCCTGGTCGTCAAGGTGGGGCGCGACGCCACGCACCACCCGGAGCTGCTCGAGCGCGCCGAGCGCGAGGTGGCCGTCGCCATCTGGCTCGCCGAGGCGGGGGTGCCCGCGGTCCGGGCCGCCGAGCCCGCGCCCCGCCTGGTCGAGGGTCATCCGGTGACCGTGTGGCACCGGCTGCCGCCCGCCGAGCGTCCGGCCACCCCGGTCGACCTGGCCGAACTGCTGCTGCGCGTGCACGCCCTGCCGACGCCCTCCTTCGCGCTCCCGCGCCGTGAACTCCTCGGCGGCGTCGAGCGCTGGCTACGCCTGGCCGGGGAGGCGATCGACCCGGCGGACGCCGCGTATCTGCGCGCCCGCAGGGACGGCTTCGCCGAGGCCGCCGCCGCGCTCGTCCCGCGGCTGCCCGTCGGTCCGGTTCATGGCGACGCCCTCCCCCGCAATGTGTACATCGGTCCCGAAGGGCCGGTCCTGGTCGACCTGGAGACGTTCTCCGCCGACTTCCGTGAGCACGACCTGGTCGTGATGGCGCTCTCCCTCGACCGGTACGGACTGCCCGTCGAGCAGTACGACGCGTTCGTCACCGCCTATGGCTGGGACGTACGCGAGTGGGAGGGGTGCGCGGTGCTGCGCGGGGCACGGGAGACGGCGAGCTGCGCCTGGGTCGCTCAGCACGCCCCCACCAACCCGAAGGCGCTCGACGAGTTCCGCCGAAGGGTCGCCTCGCTGCGCGACGGCGACCCCGAGGTGCGCTGGCACCCCTTCTGA
- a CDS encoding 3'-5' exonuclease, with amino-acid sequence MSWHLEPLIGFDLETTGTEPREARIVTAAIVEVRGADVVARHNWLADPGIRIPAQASAVHGISSEHAASQGRPAAEVADEIAETLAAHWRRGVPVVAYNAAFDLTLLAAELRRHHLPSLSDRLDGAAIGPVVDPYTIDRFVDRYRKGKRTLEAVCVEYGVVLESAHDAGADALAAARLAVAIAERHPQVALLEPAELHERQIQWYAQWAADFQRFLREKGTADAVIDGVWPLRELAPAQG; translated from the coding sequence ATGAGCTGGCACCTGGAACCGCTGATCGGGTTCGATCTGGAGACGACCGGCACCGAGCCGCGCGAGGCGCGCATCGTGACGGCCGCGATCGTCGAAGTGCGGGGCGCCGACGTGGTCGCCCGGCACAACTGGCTGGCGGATCCGGGCATCCGGATCCCGGCACAGGCGTCCGCGGTCCACGGCATCAGCAGTGAACACGCGGCCTCGCAGGGCAGGCCCGCGGCCGAGGTGGCCGACGAGATCGCCGAGACCCTGGCCGCCCACTGGCGCCGGGGCGTGCCCGTGGTCGCCTACAACGCCGCCTTCGATCTGACCCTGCTCGCCGCCGAACTGCGCCGCCATCACCTGCCGTCGCTCAGCGACCGGCTGGACGGAGCAGCCATAGGCCCCGTCGTCGATCCCTACACCATCGACCGTTTCGTGGACCGCTACCGCAAGGGAAAGCGCACCCTTGAAGCGGTGTGCGTCGAGTACGGCGTGGTCCTGGAGTCCGCGCACGACGCGGGGGCCGACGCGCTGGCCGCGGCCCGGCTGGCCGTGGCGATAGCCGAGCGCCACCCTCAGGTGGCGCTGCTCGAACCGGCGGAGCTGCATGAGCGTCAGATCCAGTGGTACGCCCAGTGGGCGGCGGACTTCCAGCGGTTCCTGCGCGAGAAGGGCACGGCGGACGCCGTGATCGACGGCGTCTGGCCGCTGCGCGAACTGGCCCCGGCCCAGGGCTGA
- a CDS encoding SAV2148 family HEPN domain-containing protein — protein sequence MSSGGLELPPGDTGHEGESGDIPPGAVSLARPMEIGAELDWDADAWSEVRTRAQRAGRAYIWLNLVEQRLRAVVAAVLRPIYEPVHGDDWVVAAAGPAGQEWVQRAVAVREVSRRKGYLLDPADDNVLSFLTLPQLRELMVQHWPCFEPYVDDRRDVELALDELEVARNVVSRNRALNEAVLAQAERASARLLDVLGGAGGAPAAHRLPIDAVEDLVGDRYADVVSVHSDRVRLQRQLPAEDLFGGARRLDAIGIGLNLLVQNYSGRRLVRLAETGCRVRLLFLNPASSAVKRRERELGVKKGELSRSVEMNILHMRRVRARLRDPGAFEIQVFDETPRFTAYLVDGDGSDGLAVVQSYLRRARGMEAPVLVLRGGGRRGVMRPGQDVEHGLFETYREEFESVWVDSRPVS from the coding sequence GTGAGCTCGGGAGGGCTTGAGCTGCCCCCTGGTGACACGGGTCATGAGGGGGAGTCCGGCGACATCCCGCCCGGAGCGGTCTCGCTGGCGCGCCCGATGGAGATCGGGGCGGAGCTGGACTGGGACGCCGACGCCTGGAGCGAGGTGCGCACGCGCGCCCAGCGGGCCGGGCGCGCCTACATCTGGCTGAACCTGGTCGAGCAGCGGCTGCGCGCCGTGGTCGCCGCCGTGCTCCGGCCGATCTACGAACCGGTCCACGGCGACGACTGGGTGGTGGCCGCCGCCGGGCCGGCGGGCCAGGAGTGGGTGCAGCGGGCCGTCGCGGTGCGCGAGGTCTCGCGCCGCAAGGGCTATCTCCTGGACCCCGCCGACGACAACGTGCTCAGCTTCCTCACCCTCCCGCAGCTGCGGGAGCTGATGGTGCAGCACTGGCCGTGCTTCGAGCCGTACGTGGACGACCGCCGCGACGTCGAACTCGCCCTGGACGAGCTGGAGGTGGCCCGCAACGTCGTCTCCCGCAACCGGGCGCTCAACGAGGCCGTGCTGGCGCAGGCGGAGCGGGCCTCGGCGCGCCTCCTCGACGTGCTGGGCGGGGCCGGCGGCGCACCGGCCGCGCACCGTCTGCCCATCGACGCCGTCGAGGACCTCGTCGGCGACCGGTACGCCGATGTCGTCTCCGTCCACTCCGACCGGGTGCGCCTCCAGCGCCAGTTGCCCGCCGAGGACCTCTTCGGCGGCGCCCGCCGGCTGGACGCGATAGGCATCGGACTCAACCTGCTGGTGCAGAACTACTCGGGGCGGCGGCTGGTCCGGCTCGCCGAGACGGGCTGCCGCGTCCGGCTGCTCTTCCTGAACCCGGCGAGCAGTGCGGTCAAACGCCGCGAGCGTGAACTCGGCGTGAAAAAGGGTGAGTTGAGCCGCTCGGTGGAGATGAACATCCTGCACATGCGACGGGTGCGGGCCCGGCTGCGCGACCCCGGAGCCTTCGAGATCCAGGTCTTCGACGAGACACCGCGCTTCACCGCCTACCTGGTGGACGGGGACGGGTCGGACGGCCTCGCGGTCGTCCAGTCGTATCTGCGCCGCGCGCGCGGCATGGAGGCGCCGGTCCTGGTGCTGCGCGGCGGTGGCAGGCGGGGCGTGATGCGGCCCGGCCAGGACGTGGAGCACGGCCTCTTCGAGACCTACCGCGAGGAGTTCGAGTCGGTCTGGGTCGATTCACGCCCGGTGTCCTGA
- the glgX gene encoding glycogen debranching protein GlgX yields MQVWPGQAYPLGATYDGAGTNFAVFSEAARRIELCLLHDDGSETAVELRESDAFVRHAYLPGVLPGQRYGFRVHGPYEPQNGHRCNSAKLLLDPYARAMSGTIEWNESVYGYHFGRPDSRNDLDSAPHTMASVVVNPFFDWGDDRPPRTDYHHTVFYEAHVKGLTMLHPELPPEQRGTYAALAHPAVIEHLTQLGVTALELMPVHQFVNDHRLADAGMSNYWGYNTIGFFAPHNAYASWGDRGQQVLEFKQAVRALHEAGIEVILDVVYNHTAEGNHLGPTLSFRGLDNAQYYRLADDPRYYEDTTGTGNSLLMRSPHVLQLIMDSLRYWVTEMHVDGFRFDLAATLARQFHDVDRLSSFFDLVQQDPVVSQVKLIAEPWDVGEGGYQVGNFPPLWTEWNGKYRDTVRDLWRGEPRTLAEFAGRLTGSSDLYQDDGRRPLASINFHTCHDGFTLNDLVSYNDKRNDANGEGNRDGESYNRSWNCGAEGPTDDAEVNELRARQMRNFIATLMLSQGVPMISHGDEFARTQSGNNNAYCQDNELSWVHWPDPGDDVDGTLLAFTRAMVGLRRDHPVFRRRRFFHGRPVQGTHDELSDIAWFTPEGEEMAEEDWQSASAKALSVFLNGNAISEPGPRGERIGDDSFLLMFNASAEEIDFVVPVNHGEQWQVVVDTARPEGVPPGEGPKVAAGGRIGLIGRSLTVLRRPA; encoded by the coding sequence ATGCAGGTGTGGCCGGGACAGGCTTACCCACTCGGCGCCACGTACGACGGCGCCGGGACCAATTTCGCGGTCTTCTCCGAGGCCGCCCGTCGAATCGAGTTGTGTCTGCTGCACGACGACGGCTCGGAGACGGCCGTCGAACTACGCGAGTCCGACGCCTTCGTACGCCATGCCTATCTGCCCGGCGTACTGCCGGGCCAGCGGTACGGCTTTAGGGTGCACGGACCGTACGAACCGCAGAACGGGCATCGCTGCAACTCGGCGAAGCTGCTGCTCGACCCGTACGCCCGTGCCATGAGCGGCACCATCGAGTGGAACGAGTCGGTGTACGGCTACCACTTCGGGCGGCCCGACAGCCGCAACGACCTGGACTCGGCGCCGCACACCATGGCGTCGGTGGTGGTCAATCCGTTCTTCGACTGGGGCGACGACCGGCCGCCCCGCACCGACTACCACCACACCGTCTTCTACGAGGCCCATGTCAAGGGCCTCACCATGCTCCATCCGGAGCTTCCCCCCGAGCAGCGCGGCACCTACGCGGCGCTCGCGCATCCGGCGGTGATCGAGCACCTGACCCAACTGGGCGTCACCGCCCTTGAGTTGATGCCGGTGCACCAGTTCGTCAACGACCACCGCCTCGCTGACGCCGGGATGTCGAACTACTGGGGCTACAACACCATCGGCTTCTTCGCCCCGCACAACGCGTACGCCTCCTGGGGCGACCGCGGCCAGCAGGTGCTGGAGTTCAAGCAGGCGGTGCGGGCGCTGCACGAGGCGGGCATCGAGGTCATTCTCGACGTCGTCTACAACCACACCGCCGAAGGCAACCACCTCGGCCCCACCCTGTCCTTCCGGGGCCTGGACAACGCGCAGTACTACAGGCTCGCCGATGACCCGCGCTACTACGAGGACACCACCGGCACCGGCAACAGCCTTCTGATGCGGTCCCCGCACGTGCTCCAGCTGATCATGGACTCGCTGCGCTACTGGGTGACCGAGATGCATGTGGACGGCTTCCGCTTCGACCTCGCGGCGACGCTGGCCCGCCAGTTCCACGACGTCGACCGGCTCTCGTCCTTCTTCGACCTGGTCCAGCAGGACCCGGTGGTCAGCCAGGTCAAGCTGATCGCCGAGCCCTGGGACGTCGGCGAGGGCGGCTATCAGGTGGGCAACTTTCCGCCGCTGTGGACCGAGTGGAACGGCAAGTACCGCGACACGGTGCGGGACCTGTGGCGCGGCGAGCCGCGCACGCTCGCCGAGTTCGCCGGACGCCTCACCGGCTCCTCCGACCTCTACCAGGACGACGGCAGGCGCCCGCTGGCCTCCATCAACTTCCACACCTGCCACGACGGCTTCACCCTCAACGACCTCGTCTCCTACAACGACAAGCGCAACGACGCCAACGGCGAGGGCAACCGGGACGGCGAGAGCTACAACCGCTCCTGGAACTGCGGCGCCGAGGGCCCCACCGACGACGCCGAAGTCAACGAGCTGCGCGCCCGCCAGATGCGCAACTTCATCGCCACCCTGATGCTGTCGCAGGGGGTGCCGATGATCAGCCACGGCGACGAGTTCGCCCGCACCCAGAGCGGCAACAACAACGCCTACTGCCAGGACAACGAACTGTCCTGGGTGCACTGGCCGGACCCCGGCGACGACGTGGACGGCACGCTCCTCGCCTTCACCCGGGCCATGGTGGGGCTGCGCCGCGACCATCCGGTCTTCCGGCGCAGGCGCTTCTTCCACGGCCGTCCGGTACAGGGCACCCACGACGAACTCTCCGACATCGCCTGGTTCACCCCCGAGGGCGAGGAGATGGCCGAGGAGGACTGGCAGTCGGCGAGCGCGAAGGCGCTGTCGGTCTTCCTCAACGGCAACGCGATCTCCGAGCCGGGTCCGCGCGGCGAGCGGATCGGCGACGACTCGTTCCTGCTGATGTTCAACGCCAGCGCGGAGGAGATCGACTTCGTGGTGCCGGTCAACCACGGCGAACAGTGGCAGGTGGTGGTGGACACCGCGCGGCCCGAGGGCGTGCCGCCGGGCGAGGGGCCGAAGGTGGCGGCGGGGGGACGGATCGGTTTGATCGGCCGGAGCCTGACGGTGCTGCGCAGGCCCGCCTAG
- a CDS encoding MFS transporter, with translation MAGSLGTYRTVLALTGPALPLISFLGRLPTAMCQLGSVLLVAETSGSLATAGLAGGALAGGQTLAGPLLGRAADRYGQRPVVLTAAITNAVAVTALVLAALAHLATGWLALLGALAGASVPQVGPLARSRTVALAHRAGADARTVAGALSFEGTLDEVSFVLGPAFVGLAATLAHPAVALLTAAALLAVCGTAFALHPTARQLSARRRAVAARGRLPGAVYALRATMVLQGAMFGASQAGITALTEQLGRPSQTGLVYAAMGVMSAAAGLAMVAVPERLTLPVRWRIATAGLVVLSVPLVFVDTLIGLYAAVVVLGVAYAPHLITVFGLTERLVPAGRLAESMAFLTSGIVGGQALALAVSGRLAQDHGAAAAFAVMAGAGMLCAVCSWAVRGLGGRRPEAAACAAVARGAGAPPAAPVDG, from the coding sequence ATGGCTGGATCCCTGGGGACCTATCGCACGGTGCTGGCCCTGACCGGCCCGGCGCTCCCGCTCATCTCCTTCCTCGGCCGACTGCCGACCGCCATGTGCCAGCTCGGCAGTGTGCTGCTGGTCGCCGAGACCAGCGGCAGCCTGGCCACCGCCGGGCTCGCCGGAGGAGCGCTCGCCGGCGGGCAGACGCTCGCGGGCCCCCTCCTGGGGCGCGCCGCCGATCGGTACGGCCAGCGCCCCGTGGTGCTCACGGCGGCGATCACCAACGCCGTCGCCGTGACCGCTCTGGTCCTGGCCGCGCTCGCCCACCTGGCGACCGGATGGCTCGCCCTGCTCGGCGCCCTCGCCGGGGCGAGCGTCCCCCAGGTCGGCCCGCTCGCCCGCAGCAGGACCGTCGCCCTGGCGCACCGGGCGGGCGCCGACGCGCGGACCGTGGCCGGCGCGCTCTCCTTCGAAGGCACCCTGGACGAGGTCTCGTTCGTCCTCGGCCCGGCGTTCGTGGGCCTCGCGGCGACCCTCGCCCACCCGGCCGTCGCCCTGCTGACGGCCGCGGCCCTGCTCGCCGTCTGCGGCACGGCCTTCGCGCTCCATCCGACGGCGCGTCAGCTCTCCGCGCGACGGCGCGCGGTGGCTGCCCGCGGCCGGCTGCCCGGCGCCGTGTACGCGCTGCGCGCCACCATGGTGCTTCAGGGCGCCATGTTCGGCGCCTCGCAGGCCGGCATCACCGCCCTGACCGAACAGCTCGGCCGGCCCTCGCAGACCGGGCTCGTGTACGCCGCCATGGGCGTGATGAGCGCGGCCGCGGGACTCGCCATGGTGGCCGTGCCCGAGCGGCTGACGCTGCCCGTCCGCTGGCGGATCGCCACCGCGGGGCTGGTCGTGCTGTCCGTGCCGCTGGTGTTCGTGGACACGCTGATCGGCCTGTACGCCGCGGTCGTCGTGCTCGGTGTGGCGTACGCGCCCCATCTGATCACCGTGTTCGGCTTGACGGAACGGCTGGTTCCGGCCGGTCGGCTCGCCGAGTCGATGGCGTTCTTGACGAGCGGGATCGTCGGCGGTCAGGCGCTCGCGCTCGCCGTGTCGGGGCGGCTCGCGCAGGACCACGGCGCGGCGGCCGCGTTCGCCGTGATGGCGGGCGCCGGAATGCTCTGCGCGGTGTGCTCCTGGGCGGTGCGCGGGCTCGGCGGACGCCGCCCGGAGGCGGCGGCCTGCGCGGCCGTCGCACGGGGCGCCGGCGCGCCACCGGCGGCTCCCGTCGACGGCTGA
- the treY gene encoding malto-oligosyltrehalose synthase: protein MTPPIATYRLQLQPRFPFSAAEEALPYLAGLEISHVHLSPVLEAVPGSTHGYDVTDHSRVREELGGEAQLRSLAARAREHGLGLILDIVPNHMSAAVRHNRALWDVLRAGPSSPYASWFDIDWEAGGGRVLLPVLAGPLAEEMARLTVRDGELHYGEERFPLREGTAGLPMAELLDAQFYRLCWWRLARTELNYRRFFTISELIGVRVEDESVFAATHAKILELVHDGVVDGLRVDHPDGLAEPEAYLRRLNEATGGRWTVVEKILTGDERLPTSWTVAGTTGYDALRHIDGLFVDPRGIPRLDAQYRRFTAMEDDRGGRWEPTVRRAAHRVVAHELAAETEHLVRLARRICATGGPELRDHAPWALRLALRELLVRVPVYRPYLSGAELVLSASAAEEAKSAFSVAEEAAAVDVVRDLALGRLGEGPDHARFRARFAQTSSALHAKSVEDTAFYRYTPLLSVNEVGGDPGRPAVEPDEFHAFCAHLAREWPSTGTVLSTHDTKRSAEVRARIAVLSECPERWAALLERVAGAGAPDPHLAWNAWQTSVGLGGLPETERLEAALLKAVREAGLHTTWTEQDAAYEKAVSAFVEQGPGGQLASAVREFVSDIAGAARANSLGAALLHLTMPGVPDVYQGTEAEYAALVDPDNRRPVPFDPAALAEPGDKLGVTLAALRTRRELPEAFGASATYEALPARGPRAGHCVAFCRSGEAVTAVTRLSLRLAEGGGWAGTELTLPDGQWAEVIGAGRQFSGAVALDELFATYPVALLRRVVGEGGAGRG, encoded by the coding sequence ATGACGCCGCCCATCGCGACCTACCGGCTCCAACTCCAGCCCCGATTCCCCTTCTCCGCCGCCGAGGAAGCGCTGCCCTACCTCGCCGGTCTCGAAATCTCCCATGTGCATCTGTCGCCGGTCCTCGAGGCCGTGCCCGGCTCGACCCACGGATACGACGTCACCGATCACAGCAGGGTGCGCGAGGAACTGGGCGGCGAGGCCCAACTGCGCTCCCTGGCCGCCCGGGCCAGGGAGCACGGGCTCGGCCTGATCCTCGACATCGTGCCGAACCACATGTCGGCGGCCGTACGCCACAACCGCGCGCTGTGGGACGTCCTGCGGGCCGGGCCCTCCTCTCCGTACGCCTCCTGGTTCGACATCGACTGGGAGGCGGGCGGCGGGCGGGTCCTGCTGCCCGTCCTGGCGGGGCCGCTGGCCGAGGAGATGGCCCGCCTGACGGTACGGGACGGTGAACTGCACTACGGCGAGGAGCGCTTCCCGCTGCGCGAGGGCACGGCGGGCCTGCCCATGGCCGAGCTGCTCGACGCGCAGTTCTACCGGCTCTGCTGGTGGCGCCTTGCCAGGACCGAGCTCAACTACCGGCGTTTCTTCACCATCTCCGAGCTGATCGGTGTCCGCGTGGAGGACGAGAGCGTCTTCGCGGCCACCCACGCCAAGATCCTCGAGCTGGTCCACGACGGAGTGGTGGACGGGCTGCGGGTGGACCACCCGGACGGCCTCGCGGAACCGGAGGCGTATCTGCGCCGCCTGAACGAGGCGACGGGCGGCCGCTGGACGGTCGTGGAGAAGATCCTCACCGGTGACGAGCGTCTTCCGACGTCGTGGACGGTGGCCGGGACGACCGGGTACGACGCGCTGCGCCACATCGACGGCCTGTTCGTCGACCCGCGCGGCATCCCTCGACTCGACGCGCAGTACCGCCGGTTCACCGCCATGGAGGACGACCGGGGCGGGCGCTGGGAGCCGACGGTGCGCCGCGCCGCCCACCGGGTGGTGGCCCATGAGCTGGCGGCCGAGACCGAGCACCTGGTGCGGCTGGCCCGGCGGATCTGCGCGACGGGCGGCCCGGAGCTGCGCGATCACGCCCCGTGGGCACTGCGGCTCGCCCTGCGCGAGCTACTGGTCCGCGTCCCGGTCTACCGGCCCTACCTGTCGGGGGCGGAGCTCGTACTCTCGGCGTCGGCCGCCGAGGAGGCCAAGTCCGCGTTCTCGGTCGCCGAGGAGGCCGCGGCGGTCGACGTCGTACGGGACCTGGCGCTCGGCCGGCTCGGCGAAGGGCCGGACCACGCCCGCTTCCGGGCCCGCTTCGCGCAGACGTCGTCGGCGCTGCACGCCAAGTCGGTCGAGGACACCGCCTTCTACCGCTACACGCCGCTGCTCTCGGTGAACGAGGTGGGCGGGGACCCGGGGCGCCCCGCGGTGGAACCCGACGAGTTCCACGCGTTCTGCGCCCATCTGGCCCGGGAGTGGCCGAGCACGGGCACCGTCCTGTCCACGCACGACACCAAGCGCAGCGCCGAGGTGCGGGCCCGGATCGCGGTCCTCTCCGAGTGCCCCGAGCGGTGGGCGGCGCTGCTTGAGCGGGTCGCCGGGGCGGGGGCACCCGATCCGCACCTCGCCTGGAACGCCTGGCAGACCTCGGTCGGTCTCGGCGGCCTGCCCGAGACGGAGCGGCTGGAGGCGGCGCTGCTCAAGGCGGTGCGCGAGGCGGGCCTGCACACCACGTGGACGGAACAGGACGCGGCGTACGAGAAGGCGGTCAGCGCGTTCGTCGAGCAGGGCCCCGGCGGTCAACTGGCCTCAGCGGTGCGGGAGTTCGTGAGCGACATCGCCGGTGCCGCACGGGCCAACAGTCTCGGCGCCGCGTTGCTCCACCTGACGATGCCGGGGGTGCCCGACGTCTACCAGGGCACGGAGGCCGAGTACGCGGCCCTGGTGGACCCGGACAACCGGCGTCCGGTCCCCTTCGACCCGGCGGCCCTCGCCGAGCCCGGCGACAAGCTCGGGGTGACCTTGGCGGCCCTGCGGACGCGCCGCGAACTGCCCGAGGCGTTCGGTGCGTCCGCCACCTACGAAGCGCTGCCCGCGCGGGGGCCGCGCGCCGGTCACTGCGTGGCGTTCTGCCGCTCGGGCGAGGCCGTGACGGCAGTGACCCGCCTCTCGCTGCGCCTCGCGGAGGGGGGCGGCTGGGCCGGCACGGAGCTGACCCTGCCGGACGGGCAGTGGGCCGAAGTCATCGGCGCGGGGCGGCAGTTCAGCGGGGCCGTCGCTCTCGACGAGCTGTTCGCGACGTATCCGGTGGCCCTGCTCAGGAGGGTCGTAGGAGAAGGCGGCGCGGGGCGCGGGTGA
- a CDS encoding cytochrome P450 — MTTIEPPAPVAVTPGTSTAPAAALSLLGPAARRDPYAFYRVLREEHPLVWDDGLGAWLVGRYADVAPALGGGGLVGARGGPCCGPGTVRCAQEYTVPESAFALLREVCARTAYVLARRLAGRQEADLVEEFCRWLPTGTIAAATGLSYATVLGHAGDLPSRSRAKAPAATDVGRGRGGTGVALLAARCAGQAVLTGRALASLMANLLANPEQLELVRAVPALTGQAWDESLRRNPPVHVVLCRARQDLAMSGGTIPAGAAVALLVGAANRDPDRFADPDLFDLHRTAPGALTLGPAHCPDARVAELQAECAVGALLDAMPGLRRADTFDAAETGLLTRAPRRLLVRPC, encoded by the coding sequence ATGACGACGATCGAGCCGCCGGCACCCGTGGCCGTGACACCCGGGACGTCCACCGCCCCCGCCGCGGCGCTCTCGCTGCTCGGGCCCGCCGCCCGCCGCGACCCGTACGCCTTCTATCGGGTCCTGCGCGAGGAGCATCCCCTGGTGTGGGACGACGGCCTCGGGGCGTGGCTGGTCGGGCGGTACGCGGACGTCGCACCCGCGCTCGGCGGCGGCGGGCTCGTCGGGGCGCGCGGGGGGCCCTGCTGCGGGCCGGGGACGGTGCGCTGCGCCCAGGAGTACACGGTGCCCGAGAGCGCGTTCGCCCTGCTGCGCGAGGTGTGTGCGCGCACCGCCTATGTGCTGGCCCGTCGGCTGGCCGGGCGCCAAGAGGCCGACCTGGTCGAGGAGTTCTGCCGCTGGCTGCCGACCGGCACGATCGCCGCGGCGACCGGACTGTCCTACGCGACGGTCCTCGGCCACGCCGGTGATCTGCCCTCCCGTAGCCGGGCAAAGGCGCCCGCCGCCACCGACGTGGGTCGCGGTCGGGGCGGTACGGGTGTCGCGCTGCTCGCGGCGCGCTGTGCGGGCCAGGCGGTCCTCACCGGTCGGGCGCTCGCCTCCCTGATGGCCAACCTCCTTGCCAATCCTGAGCAGTTGGAGCTGGTGAGGGCGGTGCCGGCGCTGACAGGGCAGGCGTGGGACGAATCGCTGCGGCGCAACCCGCCCGTCCATGTGGTGCTGTGCCGGGCCCGCCAGGACCTCGCGATGTCCGGCGGCACCATCCCGGCGGGCGCCGCCGTCGCCCTCCTCGTCGGGGCCGCCAACCGCGACCCCGACCGGTTCGCCGACCCCGACCTCTTCGATCTGCACCGCACCGCTCCGGGCGCGCTGACCCTGGGGCCCGCCCACTGCCCGGACGCCCGCGTCGCCGAGCTCCAGGCGGAGTGCGCGGTGGGGGCCCTGCTCGACGCCATGCCGGGACTGCGCAGGGCCGACACCTTCGACGCGGCCGAGACGGGTCTGCTCACCCGCGCGCCGCGCCGCCTTCTCGTACGACCCTGCTGA
- a CDS encoding LysR family transcriptional regulator: MSLRQMEYFVTVVEETSFTRAAELLHVTQPALSHQIKALERAVGGELLERLPRGVRLTPMGRAFLPHARLAVRSALQARRAARAAAGSEGGELHIASLHSVAVGVLPETFARWRRTHPGVQLLLHEYASTEALEESLERGAADLAVGPSPRHWQGPVVPVGEEEIALVVAFDDPLAGRASVRLEELADHAWVRCAMEPVVEGRPFLDLVCERAGFTPRTVVRTEHTSTAVRMAAAGVGVVAVPTHVVRGGIGEDCVLLSVDPAWKRALTVFSRVELVGAAAFTELLRACAPYGTSTLSPVRPNADRDCRAEVVG, from the coding sequence ATGAGCCTGCGACAGATGGAGTACTTCGTCACGGTCGTCGAGGAGACGTCGTTCACCCGGGCCGCCGAGCTGCTGCACGTCACCCAGCCGGCGCTCTCCCACCAGATCAAGGCGCTGGAGCGGGCCGTCGGAGGCGAGCTGCTCGAACGGCTGCCGCGTGGCGTGCGCCTCACACCCATGGGCCGCGCCTTCCTGCCGCACGCCCGGCTCGCGGTCCGCAGCGCCCTCCAGGCCCGGCGCGCGGCCCGCGCGGCGGCCGGCTCCGAGGGAGGCGAACTGCACATCGCCTCCCTGCACTCGGTGGCGGTCGGCGTGCTGCCCGAGACCTTCGCCCGCTGGCGGCGTACCCATCCCGGCGTGCAGCTGCTCCTCCACGAGTACGCCTCCACCGAGGCGCTGGAGGAGTCGCTGGAGCGTGGCGCCGCCGACCTGGCCGTCGGCCCGTCGCCGCGGCACTGGCAGGGGCCCGTGGTGCCGGTCGGCGAGGAGGAGATCGCGCTCGTCGTCGCCTTCGACGACCCCCTGGCGGGCCGCGCCTCGGTACGTCTCGAAGAGCTCGCGGACCACGCCTGGGTGCGGTGCGCGATGGAGCCCGTCGTCGAGGGGCGCCCCTTCCTCGACCTGGTCTGTGAACGCGCCGGCTTCACCCCGCGCACCGTCGTGCGCACCGAGCACACCTCGACGGCGGTGCGGATGGCCGCCGCCGGGGTCGGCGTGGTCGCCGTGCCCACCCATGTCGTGCGCGGAGGGATCGGCGAGGACTGTGTGCTGCTCTCGGTCGACCCCGCCTGGAAGCGTGCGCTGACGGTGTTCTCGCGGGTCGAGCTGGTCGGCGCCGCCGCCTTCACCGAGCTGCTGCGGGCCTGCGCGCCGTACGGCACGAGCACCCTCTCACCCGTACGGCCGAACGCCGATCGCGACTGCCGAGCCGAAGTGGTCGGCTGA